From Hymenobacter sedentarius, a single genomic window includes:
- a CDS encoding RagB/SusD family nutrient uptake outer membrane protein produces the protein MKQVLSRGLTALTLSTALVSLSTSCTKDLDQTPKYELTPDKVYTGLTGYKQVLAKLYGGFALTGSSGPGSGDISGIDAGTSDYIRQWWSAQELTTDEAVIAWNDPGVQEWHKMNWDASDPLTRGFYSRLYYEIAICNEFLREATDDKLGSRLGGGELEQGKLFRAEARFLRAVAYSHVIDLFGNGPFVTENDPVGGPLPKYATRQELYSYVESELLALTKDLAAPRTNEYGRVDQAAAHGMLARLYLNAGVYTGTPQYAKAAAEAKAVIDAGYTLNTTPATPVASAYGRLFLADNNLAPAKNEIIWPVIFDANSVQSYGGTTFLVNGSTSGADAAWQRLVGQTTGWGGVRTTSALFDKFFLAGGDTARDRRGRFYTKGQTLTINDLSQFTQGLGVLKYRNVTSAGTPQGGPGNFSSIDFPMLRLADMMLIYAEAATRGNGDRATALGYVNQIRRRAFGLPIATASAVADITDAQMTTDFILDERARELHWEGTRRTDLIRYGKFTDATYLWPWKGGVASGKSVDAKYRLFPLPAADLTANPNLKQNPGY, from the coding sequence ATGAAACAAGTATTATCCCGGGGGCTTACGGCCCTCACGCTGAGCACGGCCCTGGTTAGCCTCAGCACGTCTTGCACCAAAGACCTGGACCAGACGCCGAAGTACGAGCTTACGCCCGACAAGGTGTACACTGGCCTGACGGGCTACAAGCAGGTGCTTGCCAAGCTCTACGGCGGCTTTGCGCTCACCGGTTCCTCGGGCCCCGGCTCGGGTGACATCTCGGGCATCGACGCCGGTACTTCGGACTACATCCGCCAGTGGTGGAGTGCCCAGGAGCTGACCACCGACGAAGCCGTAATTGCCTGGAACGACCCGGGCGTGCAGGAGTGGCACAAGATGAACTGGGACGCCAGCGACCCGCTGACCCGGGGCTTCTACAGCCGCCTCTACTACGAAATTGCTATTTGCAACGAGTTTCTCCGCGAAGCCACCGACGACAAGCTCGGCAGCCGCCTGGGCGGCGGCGAGTTGGAGCAAGGCAAGCTGTTCCGGGCCGAGGCCCGGTTCCTACGTGCCGTGGCTTACTCGCACGTTATCGACCTGTTCGGCAATGGCCCCTTCGTGACGGAAAATGACCCCGTGGGTGGCCCGCTGCCCAAGTACGCCACCCGCCAGGAGTTGTACAGCTACGTGGAAAGCGAGCTGCTAGCCCTGACCAAAGACCTGGCCGCACCCCGCACCAACGAGTACGGCCGCGTAGACCAAGCCGCCGCACACGGCATGCTGGCCCGCCTTTACCTGAACGCCGGGGTATACACCGGCACGCCCCAGTACGCCAAAGCCGCCGCCGAAGCCAAAGCCGTAATTGACGCGGGCTATACGCTGAACACCACCCCGGCTACTCCCGTGGCTTCGGCCTACGGCCGCCTGTTTCTGGCCGACAACAACCTGGCCCCGGCCAAAAATGAAATCATCTGGCCCGTTATTTTTGACGCAAACAGCGTGCAGAGCTACGGGGGCACCACGTTCCTCGTGAACGGCTCTACCAGCGGTGCCGACGCTGCGTGGCAGCGCCTCGTGGGCCAAACCACGGGCTGGGGCGGCGTGCGCACGACCAGCGCCCTGTTCGACAAGTTCTTCCTGGCCGGTGGCGACACCGCTCGCGACCGCCGCGGCCGTTTCTACACCAAAGGCCAGACGCTGACCATCAATGACCTCAGCCAGTTTACCCAAGGCCTTGGCGTGCTGAAGTATCGCAACGTTACCTCGGCCGGCACCCCGCAGGGTGGTCCGGGCAACTTCTCCAGCATTGACTTCCCCATGCTGCGTTTGGCCGACATGATGCTCATTTACGCCGAGGCGGCTACCCGCGGCAATGGTGACCGCGCCACTGCCCTGGGCTACGTAAACCAGATTCGTCGTCGTGCCTTCGGCCTGCCCATCGCCACCGCCAGCGCGGTAGCGGACATCACCGATGCCCAGATGACTACCGACTTCATCCTCGACGAGCGCGCCCGCGAGCTGCATTGGGAAGGCACCCGCCGCACGGACCTTATCCGTTACGGCAAGTTCACCGACGCTACGTACCTGTGGCCCTGGAAAGGCGGCGTTGCCAGCGGGAAGAGCGTAGACGCCAAGTACCGGTTGTTCCCCCTGCCGGCTGCTGACCTCACGGCCAACCCGAACTTGAAGCAAAACCCGGGTTACTAA
- a CDS encoding T9SS type A sorting domain-containing protein, which translates to MKKLFTLAAAGLMSAATFGAHAQVTVDGVLNTAELTSGNYVLVGKYTNPRGFGDAGLLSLYAASTATKVYFFVGGTVEPNGNSFQLFLDLPATTGVPVGTSLPAGAAGTSFEKMVAKMDLPVDLALALRSDGTGYKIEGATYTATAVTSKNLTGTTPIAGDGTASMLATDVAFPMLATARVAYKNATGGKLSANPGAIPANTTTDYGGAGTYGWEIELDRAAIGALATSTLQVFVLQNNGDGGFLSSDYIPQATTTPTGNGNLGDAPTVNFANVPGRQAATLSLTATGTVLPTKAANEASVAIGVFPNPASGSTTVSYRVETATAPVRIELNDLLGRTVRVVESGVKGAGAQSKRFDTADLAAGTYLVRVQVGEKVAVSKVVLR; encoded by the coding sequence ATGAAAAAACTGTTTACCCTTGCTGCGGCCGGACTTATGTCGGCCGCAACTTTTGGCGCTCACGCACAGGTCACCGTCGACGGAGTGCTGAACACCGCGGAGCTGACTTCGGGCAACTACGTCTTGGTTGGCAAGTACACCAATCCCCGCGGCTTTGGCGATGCCGGACTGCTTAGCTTATATGCCGCTAGCACCGCTACAAAGGTCTACTTCTTTGTGGGCGGCACGGTGGAGCCCAACGGCAACTCGTTTCAGCTCTTCCTGGACCTGCCCGCCACCACCGGCGTGCCCGTGGGAACGTCGTTGCCAGCAGGTGCCGCCGGTACCTCATTTGAGAAGATGGTAGCCAAAATGGACCTGCCCGTTGACCTCGCCCTGGCCTTGCGTAGCGACGGCACCGGCTATAAGATTGAAGGCGCTACCTACACGGCCACTGCGGTCACCAGCAAAAACCTGACCGGCACAACGCCCATTGCCGGCGACGGCACGGCCAGCATGCTGGCTACCGATGTTGCTTTTCCCATGCTGGCCACGGCCCGGGTTGCTTATAAAAACGCCACTGGTGGCAAGCTCTCAGCAAACCCCGGGGCTATTCCTGCCAATACCACCACCGACTATGGGGGAGCGGGAACCTACGGTTGGGAAATTGAGCTAGACCGGGCCGCAATTGGCGCCCTGGCAACCTCTACGCTGCAGGTATTCGTATTGCAGAACAATGGTGACGGCGGTTTCTTGTCCAGCGATTACATCCCGCAGGCCACCACTACCCCCACGGGCAACGGCAACCTGGGGGATGCGCCCACGGTAAACTTCGCGAACGTACCGGGCCGTCAGGCCGCCACCCTCTCGTTGACCGCTACGGGCACCGTACTCCCCACCAAGGCCGCCAACGAAGCATCGGTTGCCATTGGCGTATTCCCGAACCCTGCTTCTGGCTCAACCACGGTTTCGTACCGCGTTGAAACCGCGACTGCTCCGGTTCGTATCGAACTCAACGACCTCTTGGGCCGCACGGTTCGCGTGGTGGAGAGCGGCGTGAAAGGTGCAGGCGCGCAAAGCAAGCGCTTCGATACCGCCGACCTCGCCGCGGGCACTTACCTGGTGCGGGTGCAAGTAGGGGAGAAAGTAGCAGTTAGTAAAGTCGTACTGCGGTAG
- a CDS encoding SusE domain-containing protein has translation MKNLLTKVAAMAFAVATLASCEKDEDKVTVTPSATPTLTASTNSVVLSQANSTQTALTYTWTPVQLALSGTAYTKTPAVTYQLQLSKTADGFGYPVVIDGGTGTTKAVTVSDLNTALTTLGVTAGTATPVYARVAAVAGTDAHSFVSNAVPLTATAYTVCLPPAGSNKWSIIGPAGVDWNTDVPLTYNCTTKTFDITRQMNAGEFKFRADNAWTLNYGSSSSTGGTIVKDGSNITVTKAGTYTIKLDLNNMKYSIN, from the coding sequence ATGAAAAATTTGCTTACCAAAGTCGCCGCAATGGCGTTTGCTGTGGCAACATTGGCATCCTGCGAAAAGGACGAGGACAAGGTGACCGTCACCCCTTCGGCTACGCCAACCCTTACCGCCTCCACCAACTCGGTGGTGCTGTCCCAGGCCAACAGCACCCAAACCGCTCTCACTTACACCTGGACGCCTGTACAGCTGGCATTGAGCGGTACTGCTTACACCAAGACCCCGGCCGTTACCTACCAGCTGCAATTATCCAAAACGGCTGATGGCTTTGGCTATCCGGTCGTAATCGACGGCGGTACGGGTACCACAAAAGCCGTAACCGTGAGCGACCTGAACACGGCACTGACTACACTGGGCGTGACTGCTGGCACGGCTACCCCTGTCTATGCGCGCGTGGCCGCAGTAGCAGGCACCGATGCTCACAGCTTCGTTTCCAATGCCGTGCCGCTTACGGCGACGGCTTACACGGTGTGCCTGCCTCCGGCTGGCTCGAATAAATGGTCCATCATCGGCCCGGCGGGTGTGGACTGGAACACCGATGTTCCGTTGACTTATAACTGCACCACCAAAACCTTCGATATTACGCGTCAGATGAATGCAGGCGAATTCAAATTCCGCGCCGACAACGCTTGGACGTTGAACTATGGCAGCAGCTCCAGCACGGGCGGTACTATAGTAAAAGACGGCAGCAACATCACCGTTACAAAAGCTGGTACCTACACCATTAAGTTGGATTTGAATAACATGAAGTATTCTATCAATTAG
- a CDS encoding SusC/RagA family TonB-linked outer membrane protein gives MKHHYLAKLLFLLLFAGFGFPSGAFAQTGSVSGRVTDSKNEGIPGATVLIEGTSLGSSSAVDGTYSIQNVPAGPHTVVISFVGYNAVRLPVTVTAGANSEISAKMTENTTQLSEAVVVGYGTQRRQDVTGAVATVDSKQFVQGQVTNPEQLIQGKVAGVAITTVGGAPGTGTTIRIRGNSSLNANSDPLYVIDGVPVDKEGISGASNPLSLINPNDIETFTVLKDASATAIYGNRASGGVILITTKRGLQGEKLHVELNSQVGVSTVARRYEPLSADQFRSLIQQNGAPSQYATLGTANTNWQNEIFRTAGTYDNTVSLTGSVAKVPFRVSYGNLYQEGIVITNNLKRNSGSVSLTPTLLDKHLRIDINAKGTVVDNRFVDYGTVANAALYDPTQPITSSEGRFSRYGGYYQFTNSVGQPLGNAPGNPVAALNNTNDNSTVKRLIGNVQLDYKVHGIDGLRANLNLGLDASRGRGSKTIQPIDFGNYNSAPAAATNAGLNGRYTQYAQDKDMHLLEAYLAYGKQLGGTKVDVQGGYAYQTFQYQGPNFLDYRFNRTTKVNKADTLLLPRYYGKLVMLSYFGRATMNVKDKYLVTATLRNDRTSRFREGYRSGWFPALGLAWRVKNEDFLKDNNLFSELKLRAGYGRTGQQDLGNGYYDTQPRYVLSGASTTYPLGNTGGTVPSYSPQGYNAVLTWETTNTYNAGLDLGFLDNRLTATVDVYQRTASDLLARVNFSAGSNLTNQLDANIGSLRNRGIEVGLNYGILRSEDLTWDVNLNGAYNENKITDLGQQAENFQGYKVGGIGGGTGNTIQIQAVGHPINSFFTAQQVYGANGRPVEGLYVDKNGDGIINDADYTFYKQPAPLVTLGFSSNVTYKKLFAAFTLRSNLGNYVYNANAANFGNYANAQGSTLFVSNLSPDVQNTGFTRQQLFSDYYVQNASFLRCENISLGYNVGKVLGASSLRVTANVQNAFLVTKYKGVDPEVFGGIDTNFYPRARTFTLGLALGI, from the coding sequence ATGAAACACCATTATCTAGCGAAACTATTGTTTCTGCTATTGTTCGCGGGCTTTGGATTCCCTTCGGGAGCCTTTGCCCAAACTGGCTCCGTAAGCGGCCGGGTTACCGACAGTAAGAACGAAGGCATTCCGGGTGCAACCGTGCTTATCGAAGGGACTTCCCTGGGCAGCTCGTCGGCTGTCGACGGCACTTACAGCATTCAGAACGTACCGGCGGGTCCCCACACCGTGGTTATTTCGTTTGTAGGCTACAATGCTGTTCGCCTGCCAGTGACGGTGACTGCCGGCGCCAACTCCGAGATTTCGGCCAAGATGACTGAAAATACCACTCAGCTTTCCGAAGCCGTGGTAGTAGGTTATGGCACCCAGCGCCGCCAGGACGTGACCGGCGCCGTGGCTACGGTCGACTCCAAGCAGTTTGTGCAGGGCCAGGTAACCAACCCCGAGCAGCTCATTCAGGGCAAGGTGGCCGGTGTTGCCATCACCACGGTCGGCGGTGCCCCGGGCACTGGCACTACCATCCGCATCCGCGGCAACTCCTCGCTCAACGCCAACAGCGACCCGCTGTATGTAATTGACGGCGTGCCGGTAGACAAGGAAGGTATTAGCGGTGCTTCTAACCCACTCTCGCTGATTAACCCCAACGACATCGAGACCTTCACGGTGTTGAAAGACGCCTCGGCTACTGCTATTTACGGCAACCGGGCTTCGGGCGGTGTTATCCTTATCACTACCAAGCGCGGGCTGCAAGGCGAAAAGCTGCACGTTGAACTGAATTCCCAAGTTGGCGTTTCGACTGTGGCGCGCCGCTACGAGCCGCTGAGCGCTGACCAGTTCCGCAGCCTGATTCAACAAAATGGCGCGCCCTCCCAGTATGCTACGCTTGGCACAGCCAATACCAACTGGCAGAATGAGATTTTCCGCACGGCTGGCACCTACGACAATACCGTTAGCCTCACTGGCAGCGTGGCCAAAGTGCCGTTCCGCGTGTCGTACGGCAACCTCTACCAGGAAGGCATCGTCATCACCAACAACCTGAAGCGTAACTCGGGCTCCGTAAGCCTGACGCCCACTCTGCTTGATAAACACTTGCGCATCGACATCAATGCCAAAGGCACGGTGGTAGACAACCGCTTTGTGGACTACGGCACCGTGGCCAACGCCGCGCTGTATGACCCCACGCAGCCGATTACGTCGAGCGAAGGGCGCTTTTCGCGCTATGGCGGCTACTACCAGTTCACCAATTCGGTAGGCCAGCCGCTGGGCAACGCGCCCGGCAACCCGGTGGCCGCGCTCAACAATACCAACGATAACAGCACAGTGAAGCGCCTCATCGGCAACGTGCAGCTCGACTACAAAGTCCACGGCATTGATGGGCTGCGTGCCAACCTCAACCTGGGCCTCGACGCCTCGCGCGGACGCGGTAGCAAAACCATTCAGCCCATCGACTTCGGCAACTATAACAGCGCTCCAGCCGCTGCTACCAACGCTGGCCTGAACGGCCGCTACACCCAGTACGCTCAGGACAAGGACATGCATTTGCTCGAAGCCTACCTGGCTTACGGCAAGCAGCTCGGCGGCACCAAGGTTGACGTGCAGGGCGGCTACGCCTACCAGACCTTCCAGTACCAGGGCCCCAACTTCCTGGACTACCGGTTCAACCGCACCACCAAAGTAAACAAGGCTGATACCCTGCTCCTGCCTCGCTACTATGGCAAGCTCGTGATGCTTTCCTACTTCGGCCGCGCCACGATGAACGTGAAGGACAAGTATCTGGTAACCGCCACCCTCCGCAATGACCGGACCTCGCGTTTCCGTGAGGGCTACCGTAGTGGCTGGTTCCCGGCCCTGGGCCTGGCCTGGCGTGTTAAGAACGAGGATTTCCTGAAAGACAACAACCTGTTTTCCGAGTTGAAGCTGCGCGCCGGCTACGGCCGCACCGGCCAGCAGGACCTCGGCAATGGGTACTATGACACGCAGCCGCGCTACGTATTGAGCGGTGCGTCTACCACGTACCCGCTGGGCAACACCGGCGGCACCGTGCCTAGCTACAGCCCCCAAGGCTACAACGCCGTGCTGACCTGGGAAACCACCAACACCTACAACGCCGGATTGGACCTGGGCTTCCTCGACAACCGCCTCACGGCTACCGTCGACGTGTACCAGCGCACGGCCAGCGACCTGTTGGCCCGCGTGAACTTCTCGGCCGGCTCCAACCTCACCAACCAGCTCGATGCCAACATTGGCTCCTTGCGTAACCGCGGCATCGAAGTAGGCCTGAACTACGGCATCCTGCGCAGCGAAGACCTGACCTGGGATGTGAACCTGAACGGCGCCTACAACGAAAACAAAATCACCGACCTGGGCCAGCAAGCTGAAAACTTCCAGGGCTACAAGGTTGGTGGCATTGGCGGCGGTACCGGCAACACCATCCAGATTCAGGCGGTGGGCCACCCCATCAATTCCTTCTTCACCGCGCAGCAGGTATACGGCGCCAATGGCCGCCCCGTAGAAGGCCTGTACGTGGATAAGAATGGCGACGGCATCATCAACGACGCCGACTACACGTTCTACAAGCAGCCCGCCCCGCTCGTTACACTGGGCTTTAGCTCGAACGTAACGTATAAGAAGCTGTTTGCCGCCTTTACCCTGCGCAGCAACCTCGGCAACTACGTGTACAATGCTAACGCTGCAAACTTTGGCAACTATGCCAACGCCCAAGGCTCCACTCTTTTCGTAAGTAACCTGAGCCCCGACGTTCAGAACACGGGCTTTACCCGCCAGCAGTTGTTCTCGGATTATTACGTGCAGAATGCTTCGTTCCTGCGTTGCGAAAACATCTCGTTGGGCTACAACGTGGGCAAGGTGCTCGGCGCTTCGTCGCTCCGCGTAACGGCCAACGTGCAGAATGCCTTCCTCGTGACCAAGTACAAAGGGGTTGACCCCGAAGTATTCGGCGGCATCGACACCAACTTTTACCCGCGTGCCCGCACCTTCACCCTCGGCCTCGCGCTCGGCATCTAA